The proteins below come from a single Metarhizium brunneum chromosome 1, complete sequence genomic window:
- the aidA gene encoding Quorum-quenching protein AidA → MHQDVSFKTSDNVTLRGWFYRPDNADGQLACLVMAHGFSALKEMNLDTFAEHFISALPICCLVYDNRGFGNSDTGPSQPRQEIIPLQQHSDYSDAITYAQSHHDVDNGKIGIWGSSYSGGHVLWVAAVDRRVKVVLSQVPCVNGWDSFHRLIRPDLVPGLNQLFQDDRHSRAQGKAAGVLPVVEQAMHKPSALHTPDSYAYFTDWEKRCGWKNEVTIKSIEAFREYNSSTHIHHISPTPLLMTVAQNDVLTPADLALEAYSRALEPKQLHIIPGGHFDCYSGSSFERTSQYQVDFLKKHLCSQPDKREEAAQDA, encoded by the exons ATGCACCAAGACGTAAGCTTTAAGACGAGCGACAACGTTACTTTGCGTGGATGGTTTTACAGGCCCGACAATGCAGACGGCCAATTGGCATGCCTAGTCATGGCACACGGCTTCTCTGCCCTGAAAGAGATGAATCTCGACACGTTTGCTGAGCACTTCATATCCGCCTTGCCCATATGCTGTCTCGTATATGACAACCGTGGCTTTGGCAACAGCGATACTGGGCCCAGCCAGCCCCGACAGGAGATCATTCCTTTGCAACAACACAGCGATTACTCGGATGCTATAACCTACGCGCAATCGCACCATGACGTGGACAATGGCAAGATTGGCATATGGGGCAGTTCGTACAGCGGCGGCCACGTTCTCTGGGTGGCAGCCGTCGACCGTCGGGTCAAGGTCGTTCTGAGTCAAGTTCCATGTGTGAACGGCTGGGATAGTTTCCACCGACTGATTCGACCAGACCTTGTTCCTGGATTGAACCAATTGTTCCAAGATG ACCGGCACAGCAGGGCACAAGGGAAGGCTGCGGGCGTTCTGCCTGTCGTGGAACAAGCTATGCACAAGCCATCTGCCCTACATACTCCGGACAGCTATGCCTACTTTACTGACTGGGAGAAGAGGTGCGGCTGGAAAAATGAGGTGACTATCAAGTC CATCGAGGCGTTCCGCGAGTATAACTCGTCCACCCATATCCACCACATCTCGCCCACGCCtctgttgatgacggtggcgCAAAACGATGTCCTGACGCCCGCGGACCTTGCGTTGGAGGCCTACTCGCGAGCTTTGGAACCTAAACAACTACACATTATACCAGGGGGCCACTTTGACTGCTACTCTGGCTCCAGTTTTGAAAGGACCAGCCAATATCAGGTGGACTTTTTGAAAAAGCACCTGTGCTCGCAGCCGGACAAGAGGGAGGAGGCAGCACAAGACGCTTGA